One genomic region from Epinephelus fuscoguttatus linkage group LG6, E.fuscoguttatus.final_Chr_v1 encodes:
- the ranbp1 gene encoding ran-specific GTPase-activating protein — MADPKDQEEHETTAETAEDSNHDPHFEPIVSLPEQDVKTLEEDEEELFKMRAKLYRFASENDPPEWKERGTGDVKLLKHKEKGSIRLLMRRDRTLKICANHHIMPSMELKPNAGSDRAWVWNTLADYADECPKPELLAIRFLNAENAQKFKGKFDECKEEMRKTLEGSGNTDKVAEKLGELSVKDKASEEKKESVKKEAEKKEDEKKEVKAEEKN; from the exons ATGGCAGACCCGAAG GACCAGGAAGAGCACGAAACCACTGCAGAGACGGCAGAGGACTCTAATCATGATCCCCACTTTGAGCCCATCGTGTCCCTTCCTGAGCAGGATGTGAAAACATTagaagaggacgaggaggaactctttaaaat GCGGGCTAAACTATATCGTTTTGCCTCTGAGAACGACCCGCCAGAgtggaaggagagaggaacTGGAGACGTCAAGCTgctgaaacacaaagagaagGGCTCAATCCGCCTCTTGATGAGGAGAGACCGCACCTTGAAGATTTGTGCCAATCATCACA TTATGCCTAGCATGGAGCTGAAGCCCAACGCTGGCAGTGACAGGGCATGGGTGTGGAACACATTAGCAGATTATGCTGATGAATGCCCCAAACCTGAACTCCTGGCAATAcgctttttaaatgcagaaa ATGCCCAGAAGTTCAAGGGGAAGTTTGACGAGTGCAAGGAGGAGATGAGAAAAACTCTAGAGGGATCAG GCAACACTGACAAAGTTGCAGAGAAGCTGGGGGAGCTCTCCGTAAAAGACAAGGCAtcagaagaaaagaaggaatCGGTCAAAAAGGAGGCCGAGAAGAAAGAAGATGAGAAAAAGGAGGTGAAGGCTGAGGAGAAGAATTGA
- the trmt2a gene encoding tRNA (uracil-5-)-methyltransferase homolog A: MADVSSSPVADTPPSTEERPDDLPQDSNNEDAKSDTKAEVGNEAASDPSMYRYIKEDLFTSEIYKVEIRNLPKFTGFNDLKKFLAKHGLNPHKIKLFGKQTFAFVTFKNEEERDKAMKMVHGMQWKGQVLSVRLAKPKADPILRKRKQEEGEGAGGQPPSKRTEGDEEEEPLSVQIANVVTPLWNVPYEEQLRRKEEEVVGVLQRLAKEIGSTNKAMLPWLFAQKGKYNKMCCPLEPIKPSPTQTEYRNKCEFLISVGADGEDKTIGFRLGKYKGGSCAVVGPAETRHVSAEAKRVVSEFQKFIRTTSYSVYSPETYEGHWKQLTVRTTRTKQAMAVVFFHPQKLEEEEVNALKSSMKTYFTEGEGKDSGVTSLYFVREGQRTSPNIEDLPCELVAGEGSIHEELLGLKFRISPHSFFQVNTGAAEVLYSAVGEWAQLDQDSTVLDVCCGTGTIGISLAKRVKKVIGIELCQEAVEDAKVNAKLNGLSNVEFHCGKAEDVFPNILNALVSPNVTAIVDPPRAGLHSKVILAIRRAEHLKRLVYVACNAKAAMNNFIDLCRAPSNRVHGAPFRPVRAMAVDLFPQTMHVEILLLLERVDYDSQQQQTSK, encoded by the exons ATGGCAGATGTTAGCAGCAGCCCAGTGGCTGATACTCCACCCTCAACAGAGGAAAGGCCTGATGACCTCCCCCAGGACTCCAACAATGAGGATGCAAAGTCTGACACCAAAGCTGAAGTGGGGAATGAAGCAGCCTCTGACCCCAGCATGTACCGCTACATCAAAGAAGACCTCTTCACATCTGAGATCTACAAAGTGGAGATCAGGAATCTACCCAAGTTCACTGGCTTCAACGacctgaagaagttcctggccAAACACGGCCTCAACCCGCACAAAATCAAGCTGTTTGGCAAGCAGACGTTTGCCTTTGTCACCTTCAAGAATGAGGAAGAGCGTGACAAGGCCATGAAGATGGTTCACGGCATGCAGTGGAAGGGCCAGGTGCTGAGCGTCAGGCTGGCCAAACCCAAAGCAGACCCCATCCTGAGGAAGAGGaaacaggaggagggagagggcgCAGGAGGACAGCCCCCATCCAAGCGAACAGAGGGGGACGAGGAAGAGGAGCCGCTGAGTGTCCAGATAGCAAACGTGGTGACTCCCCTGTGGAATGTGCCTTATgaggagcagctgaggaggaaggaggaggaggtggtgggggtCCTGCAGAGGCTGGCCAA GGAGATTGGCAGCACCAACAAAGCCATGTTGCCGTGGTTATTTGCGCAGAAAGggaaatacaacaaaatgtgTTGTCCTCTGGAACCTATCAAACCATCTCCAACACAG ACGGAGTACAGAAACAAGTGCGAGTTCCTCATTTCAGTGGGTGCAGATGGTGAGGATAAGACCATCGGTTTCCGCCTTGGAAAATATAAAGGCGGCTCCTGTGCCGTGGTGGGGCCGGCTGAGACGCGCCACGTCTCAGCCGAGGCTAAGAGAGTGGTCAGCGAGTTTCAGAAGTTCATCAG GACAACATCATACTCCGTGTACAGTCCTGAAACATATGAAGGACACTGGAAGCAGCTGACTGTAAGAACTACAAGGACCAAACAAGCCATGGCTGTCGTGTTCTTCCACCCACAG AAACTCGAGGAAGAGGAAGTCAATGCATTAAAGAGCTCCATGAAGACGTACTTTACAGAAGGAGAGGGGAAAGACAGCGGAGTAACCTCTCTTTACTTTGTTAGAGAGGGTCAAAG GACTTCTCCTAACATCGAGGACTTGCCCTGTGagctggtggctggagagggcAGCATTCACGAGGAACTCCTGGGTCTAAAGTTCAGAATATCTCCTCACTCCTTCTTCCAG gtgaatacaggagctgcagaggTGTTGTACTCTGCTGTGGGGGAATGGGCCCAGTTGGATCAGGACAGCACCGTACTGGACGTGTGCTGTGGGACAGGAACCATTGGCATCTCTCTTGCTAAG AGGGTAAAGAAGGTGATTGGGATCGAACTGTGTCAGGAAGCTGTGGAGGATGCCAAAGTTAATGCGAAGCTCAATG GTCTGAGTAATGTTGAGTTTCACTGTGGGAAAGCTGAAGATGTGTTCCCCAACATCCTCAATGCTCTCGTGTCACCCAACGTCACAGCCATTGTGGATCCACCGAGGGCAGGCCTAC ATTCCAAGGTGATACTTGCCATCAGGAGAGCGGAGCATCTGAAGAGGCTGGTTTATGTGGCATGCAACGCTAAGGCAGCGATGAACAACTTCATTGA tctgTGCAGAGCACCATCCAACAGAGTTCACGGGGCCCCATTCCGTCCAGTGCGAGCCATGGCTGTGGATCTCTTCCCTCAGACCATGCACGTCGAGATACTTCTGCTGCTGGAGAGAGTGGACTACGactcccagcagcagcagaccagcaagTGA
- the dgcr8 gene encoding microprocessor complex subunit DGCR8 — protein MEIDDVLPPLPLEPPDDFGQDEGRAPPPPPLQTSSDAEVMDVSSGGDGYTYTPGDGEAKPQLPLSKGSITFYSHLSDEANPNPPCPRTARHAPPVTAFLPDLKLLRDVKISVSFTESSNSKDRKVLYTGEGQERGSEDGLDSLNGELHDFTSEQEAAEGCSGAGNIAGRRSEEAEADLENKVEFAVLDELDDFYENFLDHDDTEHGGFKSEVIVQQEQADEEAVAFSYEEEFDNDVDALLEEGMPVPKKMRVTEDKYGGDSDHQSDGEGGVQPMMTKIKTVLKSRGRPPTEPLPDGWIMTFHNSGIPVYLHRETRVVTWSRPYFLGTGSIRKHDPPTSSIPCLHYKKMKEQEEKELNGEVTSNAEKSPVKPGVEANDEEQAGRSDATAEEQDGVPAPSMTDDGPGGEGTTNDSLQGKESQPCDSAQGALGQVKAKVEVCKDESIELEDFRLYLEKCFDFEQVTVKKFRTWAERRQFNRDMKRKQAESERPILPANQKLITLSVQDAPTKKEFVINPNGKSEVCILHEYMQRVLKVRPVYNFFECENPSEPFGASVIIDGVTYGTGTASSKKLAKNKAARATLEILIPDFVKQTSEEKPVEGDELEYFNHISIEDSRVYELTNKAGLLSPYQILHECLKRNHGMGDTSIKFEVIPGKNQKSEYVMTCGKHTVRGWCKNKRVGKQLASQKILQMLHPHVKNWGSLLRMYGRESNKMVKKESSDKSVIELQQYAKKNKPNLHILNKLQEEMRKLAAQREETRKKPKMTVMESAQPGSEPLCTVDV, from the exons ATGGAGATAGATGAtgtgctaccccctctccccttggagcCACCTGATGATTTTGGCCAAGATGAGGGCAGAGCACCTCCACCACCTCCCCTGCAAACGTCCAGTGACGCAGAGGTAATGGACGTTAGCTCTGGTGGTGATGGATACACATACACCCCAGGGGACGGGGAAGCCAAGCCACAGCTGCCCCTCAGCAAGGGCTCAATAACCTTCTATAGCCACCTCTCAGATGAGGCCAATCCCAACCCACCGTGTCCCAGAACAGCCCGCCACGCTCCCCCGGTCACCGCGTTTCTACCAGACCTCAAGCTTCTCAGAGATGTTAAGATCAGTGTTAGCTTTACTGAAAGCAGCAATAGCAAAGACAGGAAGGTTTTGTACACAGGTGAAGGGcaggagagaggaagtgaagacGGCTTAGATAGCCTCAATGGTGAGTTGCATGATTTCACAAGTGAGCAGGAAGCAGCCGAGGGTTGCTCTGGAGCAGGAAACATAGCAGGCAGAAGATCAGAGGAGGCTGAGGCAGACCTGGAAAACAAGGTAGAGTTCGCTGTCCTGGATGAGTTGGATGACTTCTACGAGAACTTCCTGGATCATGACGATACAGAGCATGGTGGCTTTAAGTCTGAGGTCATAGTTCAGCAGGAGCAAGCAGATGAGGAGGCCGTGGCTTTCTCCTATGAG GAGGAGTTTGACAATGATGTCGATGCTCTGCTGGAGGAGGGCATGCCGGTTCCAAAAAAGATGCGTGTGACAGAGGACAAGTATGGCGGGGACAGTGATCATCAGTCAGATGGTGAAGGAGGTGTTCAGCCCATGATGACCAAAATTAAGACAGTCCTGAAGA GTCGTGGGCGTCCTCCCACCGAGCCTCTACCTGATGGATGGATCATGACATTCCATAACTCAGGCATTCCAGTCTACCTGCACAGGGAAACCAGGGTGGTTACCTGGTCCAGACCCTACTTTCTTGGGACAGGCAGTATTAGG AAACATGACCCTCCTACCAGCAGCATCCCTTGCCTACATTACAAGAAAATGAAGGAACAGGAGGAAAAGGAGCTGAATGGGGAGGTGACATCTAATGCAGAGAAGTCTCCTGTCAAGCCTGGTGTTGAGGCCAATGATGAAGAGCAAGCAGGCAGGTCAGATGCTACAGCTGAGGAGCAAGACGGCGTCCCTGCCCCCAGTATGACTGATGATGGCCCAGGTGGAGAGGGCACCACCAATGACAGCCTGCAGGGTAAAGAGTCCCAACCCTGTGACTCTGCCCAAGGAGCCTTAGGACAAGTCAAGGCCAAGGTGGAGGTGTGCAAGGATGAGTCCATAG AACTTGAAGACTTTCGCTTGTACCTTGAAAAATGCTTTGACTTTGAACAAGTCACAGTAAAGAAGTTTCGTACCTGGGCTGAAAGAAGACAGTTTAACAGAGACATGAAGAGGAAGCAGGCGGAGTCAGAGCGACCCATCCTGCCTGCCAACCAGAAACTCATCACACTTTCAGTCCAAGATGCACCAACTAAGAAAG AATTTGTCATCAACCCTAACGGAAAGTCTGAAGTTTGCATCTTGCATGAATATATGCAACGTGTCCTAAAGGTTCGACCTGTTTACAACTTTTTTGAATGTG AGAACCCAAGTGAACCCTTTGGAGCGTCGGTCATTATAGATGGAGTAACTTACGGTACAGGAACCGCAAGCAGTAAAAAACTTGCCAAGAATAAAGCTG CTCGAGCCACACTGGAAATCCTCATCCCTGACTTTGTGAAGCAGACCTCGGAGGAGAAGCCTGTTGAGGGCGATGAACTGGAG TATTTTAATCATATCAGTATAGAAGACTCGAGGGTATATGAGCTGACCAACAAAGCAGGACTACTTTCGCCATATCAGATTCTTCATGAGTGCCTTAAAAG AAACCATGGAATGGGAGACACCAGCATTAAATTTGAGGTGATCCCAGGGAAAAACCAGAAGAGTGAATATGTGATGACATGTGGGAAGCACACTGTGCGTGGCTGGT GCAAGAACAAGAGGGTTGGCAAACAACTAGCATCTCAGAAGATCTTGCAGATGCTTCATCCCCACGTCAAGAACTGGGGCTCACTGCTGCGCATGTACGGCAGAGAGAGCAATAAGATGGTCAAGAAG GAGAGCTCTGACAAGAGTGTGATTGAGCTTCAGCAGTATGCCAAAAAGAACAAGCCAAACCTTCATATCTTGAACAAGCTGCAAGAAGAAATGAGGAAACTAGCCGCGCAGAGG GAGGAAACTAGAAAGAAGCCCAAGATGACCGTAATGGAGTCTGCCCAGCCAGGGAGTGAACCCCTCTGCACTGTTGACGTTTAA